One genomic window of Prochlorococcus marinus CUG1416 includes the following:
- a CDS encoding aspartoacylase, producing MTVQRILIVSGTHGNEINPIWAVKQFNREENSLKYGIEYEYIIGNPIAYEKGCRYIDADLNRSFRKSKNYDQLNNSIYEINRANFLVDQFGINGSKPCQIAIDLHTTTANMGTSIVMYGRRFKDFCLAALLQNKFGLPIYLHEKDEAQTGFLVEAWPCGLVIEIGAVAQNFYDPKIINRFLIIIGSLREEIDKLKNNLIELPKELVVHVHQDSIDYPRDEKGDIDGLIHPERTNQDWKMIKKGDPLFLDSQGMIHKYDGDQLIWPVFIGEVAYKEKKIAMSYTKKEVICSKKEWFQEFESF from the coding sequence ATGACTGTTCAAAGAATACTTATCGTTTCAGGCACTCATGGGAATGAAATTAATCCTATTTGGGCTGTTAAGCAATTTAATAGAGAGGAGAATAGTTTAAAATATGGCATTGAGTACGAGTACATCATAGGCAATCCTATTGCCTATGAAAAAGGCTGTAGATATATAGATGCAGATTTAAATAGATCTTTTAGAAAAAGTAAGAATTATGATCAGCTCAATAATAGTATTTATGAAATTAATAGAGCCAATTTTTTAGTGGATCAATTTGGAATTAATGGATCTAAACCCTGTCAAATTGCAATCGATCTGCATACTACTACTGCAAATATGGGAACAAGTATTGTTATGTATGGGAGGAGATTTAAAGATTTTTGTTTAGCTGCATTACTGCAGAATAAATTTGGATTGCCTATTTATTTACACGAAAAAGATGAAGCCCAAACTGGTTTTCTTGTAGAAGCTTGGCCATGTGGTTTAGTTATTGAAATAGGAGCTGTCGCACAAAATTTTTACGATCCAAAAATCATAAATAGATTTTTAATAATAATTGGCTCTTTAAGGGAAGAGATAGATAAATTGAAAAACAACCTTATAGAATTACCAAAGGAATTGGTTGTTCACGTTCATCAAGATAGTATAGATTATCCAAGAGATGAGAAAGGAGATATTGATGGCTTAATTCATCCTGAGAGAACAAACCAAGATTGGAAAATGATTAAAAAAGGAGATCCATTATTTCTTGATAGCCAAGGGATGATTCATAAATATGATGGCGATCAGTTGATTTGGCCTGTTTTTATTGGCGAAGTTGCTTATAAAGAAAAAAAAATTGCGATGAGCTATACCAAGAAAGAAGTAATTTGTTCCAAGAAAGAATGGTTTCAAGAGTTTGAAAGCTTTTAA